From Zingiber officinale cultivar Zhangliang chromosome 5B, Zo_v1.1, whole genome shotgun sequence, the proteins below share one genomic window:
- the LOC121985257 gene encoding glutamine-dependent NAD(+) synthetase-like: MVRFQRTTKSLERGYFTLFIWDMKTGLVLRCWQISNVDIDAVISTLLSLFQTLTGKCLRYEVDGGSNTENLALQNIQARVRMAAQMWMKDYVAI, from the exons ATGGTGAGATTCCAACGGACAACAAAGAGTTTGGAAAGAGGATATTTTACACTGTTTATATGGGATATGAAAACAG GTCTCGTGCTAAGATGCTGGCAGATTTCAAATGTAGATATCGATGCTGTTATTTCTACATTACTCTCTTTGTTCCAAACTCTGACAGGGAAGTGCCTGCGTTACGAG GTTGATGGAGGATCTAATACCGAGAACCTAGCGCTGCAAAATATTCAAGCTCGAGTTAGAATG GCAGCTCAAATGTGGATGAAAGATTACGTGGCTATTTGA